Proteins encoded together in one Papio anubis isolate 15944 chromosome 3, Panubis1.0, whole genome shotgun sequence window:
- the DDIT4L gene encoding DNA damage-inducible transcript 4-like protein, translating into MVATGSLSSKNPASISELLDCGYHPESLLSDFDYWDYVVPEPNLNEVIFEESTCQNLVKMLENCLSKSKQTKLGCSKVLVPEKLTQRIAQDVLRLSSTEPCGLRGCVMHVNLEIENVCKKLDRIVCDSSVVPTFELTLVFKQENCSWTSFRDFFFSRGRFSSGFRRTLILSSGFRLVKKKLYSLIGTTVIEGS; encoded by the exons ATGGTTGCAACTGGCAGTTTGAGCAGTAAGAACCCGGCCAGCATTTCAGAATTGCTGGACTGTGGCTATCACCCAGAGAGCCTGCTAAGTG ATTTTGACTACTGGGATTATGTTGTTCCTGAACCCAACCTCAACGAGGTAATATTTGAGGAATCAACTTGCCAGAATTTGGTTAAAATGCTGGAGAACTGTCTGTCCAAATCAAAGCAAACTAAACTTGGTTGCTCAAAGGTCCTTGTCCCTGAGAAACTGACCCAGAGAATTGCTCAAGATGTCCTGCGGCTTTCCTCAACAGAGCCCTGTGGCTTGCGAGGTTGTGTTATGCACGTGAACTTGGAAattgaaaatgtatgtaaaaagCTGGATAGGATTGTGTGTGATTCTAGCGTGGTGCCTACTTTTGAGCTTACACTTGTGTttaagcaggagaactgctcatGGACTAGCTTCAGGGACTTTTTCTTTAGTAGGGGTCGCTTCTCATCTGGTTTCAGGAGAACTCTGATCCTCAGCTCAGGATTTCGACTTGTTAAGAAAAAACTTTATTCACTGATTGGAACAACAGTCATTGAAGGGTcctaa